Proteins encoded within one genomic window of Companilactobacillus zhachilii:
- a CDS encoding LiaF transmembrane domain-containing protein, producing the protein MRNRNGIFWGIFLLLSAAILVISQLHLITYSFSFWTMVATIFLVAVLIKSAVYFSIPGTVFSLAFLAILYAEPLGITAIVPWTLLGAALLVSIGLSMIFRPLIAKHRPWINYRKGYTKGHHGPFVKMDYTADPDVKTVDDPDVNVYVKMGTSIRYVKSDDFNSANIDVSMGDAKVYFDNVKVHDTATINVNVSLGGVELFVPRNWNVVKELDNNMGAISEVGNPISDADSPNVTVVGLVSLGNLKINYV; encoded by the coding sequence ATGAGAAATAGAAATGGAATTTTCTGGGGCATTTTTCTACTATTAAGTGCTGCCATACTAGTTATTAGTCAATTACATTTGATTACTTATTCATTTAGTTTCTGGACGATGGTCGCAACTATTTTTCTAGTAGCTGTTTTGATTAAGAGTGCCGTCTATTTTTCGATACCAGGAACGGTATTCTCTCTAGCATTTTTGGCAATTTTATATGCTGAACCATTGGGAATTACGGCGATTGTTCCGTGGACACTTTTGGGTGCAGCATTGTTGGTATCAATTGGCTTGTCGATGATTTTTCGACCATTGATTGCTAAACATCGTCCTTGGATAAATTATCGGAAAGGTTATACAAAAGGACACCATGGCCCTTTTGTTAAAATGGATTACACGGCCGATCCAGATGTGAAGACTGTTGATGATCCAGATGTAAATGTATATGTAAAAATGGGTACCAGTATTCGTTATGTTAAATCGGATGATTTTAATTCAGCTAATATCGACGTTTCCATGGGGGATGCCAAAGTTTATTTTGATAATGTGAAAGTCCATGATACTGCTACGATTAATGTCAATGTGTCACTTGGTGGAGTTGAATTATTTGTCCCTCGGAATTGGAATGTTGTGAAGGAGTTGGATAATAATATGGGAGCTATTTCTGAAGTTGGTAATCCCATATCAGATGCGGATAGCCCCAATGTTACTGTTGTTGGACTGGTTTCGTTAGGCAATTTGAAGATTAATTACGTTTAG
- a CDS encoding Bax inhibitor-1/YccA family protein, translating into MQSVDKVRSAGLAKFTSLVYLYTGLGIALWTISAQVIANNQALSMAIFQGMAQHRIISMILMIGIPFAFISLCSRLATKSYFLTFLSYIGFIVTLSVIGVPVFYLYSARSIVQTLSVTAGAFVVSAVIGFTTKKDLTSWNRTLFTALIAVIVVELLNGLIFHSSAMMMIISAVIIVLFLFYIAYDSQNIKRVYQNFSDSESLGAIALVASVSLVLDFINLFMSIIQIFGNNN; encoded by the coding sequence ATGCAATCTGTAGATAAAGTAAGATCTGCTGGTTTGGCAAAATTCACATCCCTCGTTTATCTTTACACGGGATTGGGTATTGCTCTTTGGACCATCAGCGCACAAGTAATCGCTAATAACCAAGCTCTATCAATGGCGATTTTCCAAGGAATGGCACAACATCGTATCATTTCAATGATTTTGATGATTGGTATCCCATTTGCTTTCATTAGTTTATGTAGTCGTTTAGCAACCAAGTCATATTTCTTAACATTCTTGAGTTACATCGGATTTATCGTCACACTATCTGTTATCGGTGTGCCGGTCTTCTATCTCTACTCAGCTAGAAGTATTGTTCAAACATTATCAGTCACAGCGGGTGCTTTCGTTGTTTCAGCTGTAATTGGTTTTACTACTAAAAAAGACTTAACATCATGGAACAGAACCTTGTTCACTGCTTTAATTGCGGTTATCGTTGTTGAACTACTAAACGGACTTATCTTCCATAGTTCAGCTATGATGATGATCATCAGTGCCGTTATTATCGTTTTGTTCTTGTTCTATATTGCTTACGATTCGCAAAACATCAAACGTGTTTACCAAAACTTTTCTGATTCAGAAAGCTTAGGTGCCATCGCACTTGTTGCTTCAGTTAGCTTGGTACTTGATTTCATTAACTTGTTCATGAGTATCATTCAAATCTTTGGTAATAATAATTAA
- a CDS encoding Fic family protein, producing MEMKPLSTLKYMSSTDDSIDVIEEYKKRLSGYSSFQTNLFPILTDKSKKQYDDYPIFFVETRSMVRLNAEIRKNSSLIENIGSSLPGIAKESYTNSLLTNEIQFSNEIEGVKTERREIGTVVDELQNNNKTDKKRLVSTVKKYIDILGEPEIKIENFQKIRDIYDKLTDGEIEEGKLPDGEYFRDKPVRIGTDIETVHRPPVNEKTIKDKLMSLIDFMNNEDIPPVEKSLVTHFMFENTHPFMDGNGRMGRYLLSQYLSKKLDPYTALSISSSIHSNQAKYYKIFKDAELYENKAELTFFIQKMMEIILEGQNSVLEKLNELLDLLNKYFVELKEILNVNDTNNDLEFNLLFVFIESKLFNVDSSLGVKDTPLINMLYKRDTRLYKKVKIREIIKKYEDSGVLVKVGQKPLQHEIDLEKLFGDIY from the coding sequence ATGGAAATGAAACCTTTGTCCACTTTAAAGTATATGAGTAGTACCGATGACTCTATTGATGTGATAGAAGAGTATAAGAAGAGACTAAGTGGTTATTCATCGTTCCAGACGAATCTTTTTCCCATACTTACTGATAAAAGTAAAAAGCAATATGATGATTATCCTATATTCTTTGTTGAAACTAGGAGTATGGTACGTTTAAATGCTGAAATCAGAAAGAATTCCAGTCTAATTGAAAATATAGGTTCGTCCTTACCAGGTATTGCTAAGGAAAGTTACACTAACTCACTACTTACTAATGAAATTCAATTTAGTAATGAAATAGAAGGAGTTAAGACTGAAAGAAGAGAAATTGGTACTGTGGTTGATGAATTACAGAATAATAATAAGACTGATAAAAAAAGATTAGTATCTACGGTAAAGAAGTATATTGATATTCTTGGTGAACCAGAAATTAAAATTGAAAATTTCCAAAAGATTAGAGATATTTATGATAAATTGACTGATGGCGAAATTGAAGAGGGAAAATTACCAGATGGAGAATACTTTAGGGATAAGCCCGTCAGAATTGGAACAGATATTGAAACAGTTCATAGGCCTCCTGTAAATGAGAAAACCATTAAAGATAAATTGATGTCACTGATTGATTTTATGAATAATGAAGATATTCCCCCAGTTGAGAAGTCATTAGTAACACATTTTATGTTTGAAAACACCCATCCTTTTATGGATGGAAATGGTCGCATGGGAAGGTATTTATTATCTCAATATTTGAGTAAAAAATTAGATCCATATACTGCACTCTCGATATCCAGTTCAATTCATAGTAATCAGGCCAAGTATTATAAAATTTTTAAAGATGCAGAATTATATGAGAATAAAGCCGAACTTACATTTTTCATTCAAAAAATGATGGAAATAATTTTAGAAGGTCAAAATTCGGTTTTGGAGAAGTTAAATGAACTATTAGATTTACTCAACAAATATTTTGTCGAATTAAAGGAAATATTAAATGTTAATGATACTAATAATGATTTGGAATTCAATTTATTATTTGTTTTCATAGAATCTAAATTATTCAATGTTGATAGTTCCTTAGGAGTGAAGGATACCCCGTTAATTAATATGTTGTATAAGCGAGATACCAGATTATATAAAAAAGTTAAAATCAGAGAGATTATAAAGAAATATGAAGATTCTGGAGTTTTAGTTAAGGTTGGGCAAAAACCTTTGCAGCATGAAATAGATTTGGAAAAGCTTTTTGGTGATATATATTAA
- a CDS encoding metal ABC transporter permease: protein MTSMIEFIHALGKYDFLQSALLTAVMVGIMSGIIGSFIILRGMSLMGDAISHAVLPGVAVAYMLGINILIGASVFGVLAALLIGFVASRSKIKTDTSIGVVFSAFYALGFILISMAESSTNLHHILFGNILAVSDSDIMTTAVVLGLVILFVVTFYKELLVTSFDETYAKTYGLNVQIIHYALMLVLTLVTVSALQTVGIILVVAMLITPAATAFLWTDKLNVMLVLSAVVGVVSSITGLYFSYTFNWASGPAIVIVAAMLFAISFVASPKQNFFKLKRSVAK, encoded by the coding sequence ATGACATCAATGATTGAATTTATTCATGCGTTAGGAAAGTATGATTTCCTTCAAAGTGCGCTCTTAACTGCTGTGATGGTCGGAATTATGTCTGGTATCATTGGTAGTTTCATTATTTTACGTGGAATGTCCTTGATGGGAGATGCCATCTCGCATGCTGTTTTGCCAGGGGTGGCTGTGGCCTATATGCTGGGAATCAATATTTTGATAGGTGCCTCTGTCTTTGGAGTATTGGCAGCCTTGTTGATTGGTTTCGTAGCTTCCCGCAGTAAGATTAAGACGGATACTTCGATAGGTGTCGTCTTCAGTGCTTTTTATGCTTTAGGATTCATTTTGATATCTATGGCTGAAAGTTCAACTAACCTACATCATATTTTGTTTGGAAATATTTTGGCTGTTAGTGACTCAGATATTATGACAACAGCCGTTGTCTTAGGATTAGTTATTTTATTCGTCGTAACTTTCTACAAAGAATTATTAGTAACATCATTTGACGAAACTTACGCTAAAACTTATGGCCTCAATGTCCAAATTATTCACTATGCTTTGATGCTAGTATTAACTTTAGTTACTGTTTCAGCACTTCAAACTGTCGGAATCATTTTGGTAGTGGCGATGCTGATAACACCTGCCGCCACAGCTTTCCTATGGACTGACAAATTAAACGTTATGTTAGTATTATCGGCAGTCGTTGGAGTTGTTTCTTCAATCACTGGCTTGTACTTTAGTTACACATTCAACTGGGCATCTGGTCCCGCAATTGTTATTGTCGCTGCCATGTTGTTTGCCATTTCTTTTGTGGCATCACCAAAACAAAACTTCTTTAAGTTGAAAAGGAGTGTGGCTAAATGA
- a CDS encoding metal ABC transporter solute-binding protein, Zn/Mn family, with protein MKRFLITLVGVITMISGVYFFLHHRDNSNESIANNEKIQVVTTNSILEDMVHNVGQDRIELYSIVKRGTDPHEYEPQPTDVSASADADVIFHNGLNLETGGNGWFTKLVQTSHKKFGREVFSASEDVEAKHLTTNKDEEDPHAWLDLENGIKYVRTIANVLKQKDPKNASFYQDNADNYIAKLEKLHQQAQSKYLQIPEKQRLLVTSEGAFKYFSEAYHVTPAYIWEINTEAQGTPEQMKAVLSKIKDSDVKHLFVESSVSSKSMDKVAKESGLEIYSKIFTDSLAKKGTDGDTYYSMMKWNIDHIYNGLK; from the coding sequence ATGAAACGCTTTTTGATAACACTTGTTGGTGTGATAACGATGATCAGTGGAGTTTATTTCTTCTTACATCATCGGGATAACAGTAATGAATCAATTGCCAATAACGAAAAAATTCAAGTTGTGACAACTAATTCAATCCTAGAAGACATGGTTCATAATGTCGGACAAGACAGGATTGAACTTTATAGTATTGTTAAACGTGGAACTGATCCGCATGAATACGAACCACAACCAACTGATGTGTCAGCTTCTGCAGATGCTGATGTGATTTTCCACAATGGTTTGAATTTGGAAACTGGTGGAAATGGTTGGTTCACTAAGCTGGTTCAAACTTCTCATAAGAAATTTGGCCGAGAAGTTTTCTCCGCTAGTGAAGATGTTGAAGCGAAGCATTTAACCACAAATAAGGATGAAGAAGATCCTCATGCTTGGCTAGACTTGGAAAACGGAATTAAGTATGTTCGAACAATCGCCAATGTATTGAAACAAAAAGATCCTAAGAATGCGAGTTTTTATCAAGATAATGCTGATAATTACATTGCTAAGTTGGAAAAATTACATCAACAGGCACAATCGAAGTATTTACAAATACCCGAGAAACAACGTTTGTTGGTTACATCTGAGGGAGCCTTCAAGTATTTCTCCGAGGCTTACCATGTGACACCAGCTTATATTTGGGAAATTAATACCGAAGCACAAGGAACGCCTGAACAAATGAAGGCTGTCTTGAGCAAGATTAAAGATTCAGATGTTAAACATCTTTTCGTTGAATCGTCAGTTTCATCAAAATCAATGGATAAAGTGGCTAAAGAATCGGGCTTAGAAATTTATTCGAAAATTTTTACTGACTCATTAGCTAAAAAGGGTACCGATGGCGATACTTATTATTCAATGATGAAATGGAATATTGATCACATTTATAATGGCTTGAAATAA
- a CDS encoding metal ABC transporter ATP-binding protein — translation MLTVKNLTVAYDDTPVFSDVAVNFNAGKITGIIGPNGAGKSTLIKAILNLIKARQGSVDYNGQSMKSVQKKIAYVEQRKDLDLTFPIDVLDVVLTGTYGKLGLFKSPGKVEKQASLDALEQVSLSDFKKRQIGNLSGGQLQRVFVARAIVQQAEIIILDEPFVGIDLQSETAIMQILKQWRDENKTIIVIHHDLNKVTKYFDDLVVLNHGIVDYGPAQEVYNPKNIESAFSADLSSVLFQEKEGVQ, via the coding sequence ATGTTAACTGTAAAAAACCTCACTGTCGCTTACGATGACACACCAGTATTTTCTGATGTTGCCGTTAATTTTAACGCTGGTAAGATCACTGGAATCATTGGACCGAATGGTGCAGGTAAATCAACCCTGATCAAAGCTATTTTAAATTTGATCAAGGCACGCCAAGGAAGTGTCGACTACAATGGTCAGTCGATGAAGTCAGTTCAAAAGAAGATTGCTTACGTTGAACAAAGAAAAGATTTAGATTTAACTTTTCCAATTGATGTTTTAGACGTCGTTTTAACTGGAACTTATGGAAAATTAGGCTTATTTAAGAGTCCTGGCAAAGTTGAAAAACAAGCTAGTTTAGATGCTTTGGAACAAGTTTCGTTATCAGATTTCAAGAAACGTCAAATTGGTAATCTGTCAGGTGGACAATTGCAACGAGTTTTCGTAGCTCGAGCAATCGTTCAACAGGCTGAAATTATTATTTTGGATGAACCGTTTGTTGGAATCGACTTACAAAGTGAAACTGCCATTATGCAAATTTTGAAGCAATGGCGCGACGAAAATAAAACGATTATTGTTATTCACCACGATTTGAACAAAGTTACCAAATATTTCGATGATTTAGTAGTTTTGAATCATGGAATTGTTGATTATGGACCAGCTCAGGAAGTTTACAATCCTAAGAACATTGAAAGTGCCTTTAGTGCAGATCTTTCTTCGGTATTGTTTCAGGAAAAGGAAGGTGTGCAGTGA
- a CDS encoding LytTR family DNA-binding domain-containing protein has product MKIKLNLSSEYREKEIVINAAQKDDEVQQILDSLKDVEEKFNHLNGYLGETVYSLALKDILFFETNDRNVYAHTTTNAFLIHYRLYELEENLPDNFLRVSKSSILNIDEILSLSRSVTGNLVQFRDSYKQIYVSRRFLKELKERLKQRSFKHEK; this is encoded by the coding sequence GTGAAGATTAAATTGAATCTTTCATCTGAATATCGGGAAAAAGAAATTGTGATTAATGCGGCACAAAAAGATGATGAAGTGCAACAAATTTTAGATTCTTTAAAAGACGTTGAAGAAAAATTTAATCACCTGAATGGCTACTTGGGTGAAACGGTTTATTCATTGGCGCTAAAGGACATTTTATTTTTTGAAACGAATGATCGTAATGTCTATGCTCACACGACCACCAATGCCTTTCTCATACATTATCGGTTGTACGAATTGGAAGAAAATTTACCCGATAATTTTTTACGAGTTTCTAAATCGTCAATTTTGAATATTGATGAAATTTTGTCATTATCACGTTCAGTTACAGGTAATTTAGTCCAATTTCGTGATTCATATAAGCAAATTTATGTGTCGCGCCGATTTTTGAAAGAATTGAAAGAAAGATTGAAGCAAAGGAGTTTTAAACATGAGAAATAG
- a CDS encoding M1 family metallopeptidase, translated as MTEITRFYDKFQPSRYDVFIDINRGTKQFSGKTVIDGEAKVPSISIHQKYLNIETVQADGKDVPFTTDDNNDAINIDLPAAGETTLTITYNAKLTDSMMGIYPSYYEVNGEKKQIIGTQFETTFARQAFPCVDEPEAKAKFDMAIKFDEQPGETILANMPEIRTENGIHYFDTTVRMSTYLIAFAFGDLQSKVTTTKSGVEVGVFATKAHKANELDFALDIAKRAIEFYEDFYQTPYPLPHSWQLALPDFSAGAMENWGLVTYREAYLMVDPDNTSLDTKQLVATVITHELAHQWFGDLVTMKWWDDLWLNESFANMMEYVAVDAIEPDWHVWEMFQTSDVPAALQRDATDGVQSVHVQVNNPAEIDALFDSAIVYAKGARMLVMVRALLGDDNLRAGLKKYFEAHSYGNAKGDDLWNALGDASGIDVGSIMHSWLEQPGYPVVSASVVDGKITLSQQQFFIGQGQDEDRLWQIPLNSNYGAAPKIMADKEVVVGDYAELHKDANEPFRLNVGNNSHFIVKYDETLLKDILDNIDSIDNISQLGILQDLRLLADAREISYASIVPLLNKFAQSHSTVVNAALYRVANNLKKFVQSGSAEEKNLKALFDKLSAKQVARLGWEPQAGESNDDQLTRPFVLNAALYAENPDAVAKAHEIFTNNKDNLIGLSADIRLFVLRNEVKNYGSAELFDKLLADYVKTADPSYKADLSVAITSTPDSELINKLVGKFEDADTIKPQDLRSWYRGTLANEKAQQAAWDWIRNDWSWLEKTVGGDMEFSTYITVTSMVFHTPERLAEFKAFFEPKVNTPGLTREIQMDIKIVETNVNLIEDEKDAVNKAIAENK; from the coding sequence ATGACTGAAATAACACGCTTTTATGATAAATTTCAACCAAGTCGCTATGATGTCTTCATCGATATCAACCGTGGTACAAAACAATTTTCTGGTAAAACTGTTATTGATGGTGAGGCTAAGGTGCCATCAATTTCTATTCACCAAAAGTATCTGAATATTGAAACGGTCCAAGCTGACGGAAAAGATGTTCCATTCACAACTGACGATAACAATGATGCTATTAATATTGATTTGCCAGCAGCTGGTGAAACAACTTTGACAATCACTTACAATGCTAAATTGACTGACTCAATGATGGGTATTTATCCTTCATATTACGAAGTTAATGGCGAAAAGAAACAAATTATCGGTACGCAATTTGAAACTACTTTTGCTCGTCAAGCCTTTCCATGTGTCGATGAACCTGAAGCTAAAGCTAAATTTGATATGGCTATCAAGTTTGATGAACAACCTGGTGAAACAATTCTAGCTAATATGCCTGAAATTAGAACGGAAAATGGAATTCACTATTTTGATACAACTGTTAGAATGTCAACTTACTTAATTGCCTTTGCCTTTGGTGATCTTCAAAGTAAAGTTACAACAACTAAGAGTGGTGTTGAAGTGGGTGTTTTCGCTACTAAAGCTCACAAAGCTAATGAATTAGATTTTGCTTTGGACATTGCTAAACGTGCCATTGAGTTTTATGAAGATTTCTATCAAACGCCATATCCACTTCCACATTCATGGCAATTGGCACTTCCTGATTTCTCAGCTGGTGCGATGGAAAACTGGGGTCTTGTAACTTATCGTGAAGCTTATTTGATGGTTGACCCTGATAATACTTCACTTGATACAAAACAACTTGTTGCAACAGTCATTACTCACGAATTAGCTCACCAATGGTTCGGTGATCTTGTTACTATGAAGTGGTGGGATGACCTATGGTTGAACGAAAGTTTTGCCAACATGATGGAATACGTTGCTGTTGATGCGATTGAACCTGACTGGCATGTTTGGGAAATGTTCCAAACTTCTGATGTTCCAGCTGCTTTACAACGTGATGCCACTGATGGTGTGCAATCTGTTCACGTCCAAGTTAATAATCCAGCTGAAATTGACGCTTTGTTTGACTCAGCTATTGTTTACGCTAAAGGTGCCCGAATGTTAGTTATGGTTCGTGCCTTGCTAGGCGACGATAACTTACGTGCTGGTTTGAAGAAATACTTTGAAGCTCACAGTTATGGCAATGCTAAAGGCGATGACCTTTGGAATGCTTTAGGTGATGCTTCTGGTATTGATGTTGGTTCAATTATGCACTCATGGCTCGAACAACCAGGCTATCCAGTTGTTTCTGCTAGTGTCGTTGATGGTAAGATTACATTGTCACAGCAACAATTCTTCATTGGTCAAGGACAAGACGAAGACCGCCTATGGCAAATTCCTTTGAACAGTAACTATGGTGCTGCTCCTAAGATTATGGCTGACAAGGAGGTCGTTGTCGGTGATTACGCTGAATTACACAAGGATGCTAACGAACCATTCCGCTTGAATGTCGGCAATAACTCTCACTTTATCGTTAAATATGATGAAACTTTGTTGAAAGATATCTTGGATAATATCGATTCAATCGACAATATTTCACAACTTGGTATTTTACAAGATCTTCGTTTGTTGGCCGATGCACGTGAAATTTCTTACGCCTCAATCGTGCCATTATTGAATAAATTTGCTCAAAGTCATTCGACAGTTGTTAATGCAGCATTGTATCGTGTCGCTAACAATTTGAAGAAGTTTGTTCAATCTGGTTCTGCTGAAGAGAAGAATTTGAAAGCTTTATTTGATAAATTAAGTGCTAAGCAAGTTGCTCGTTTAGGTTGGGAGCCACAAGCCGGCGAATCGAATGATGATCAATTGACACGTCCATTTGTTTTAAACGCTGCTTTGTACGCTGAAAACCCTGATGCTGTTGCTAAGGCGCATGAAATCTTTACTAATAATAAAGATAATTTAATTGGCTTGTCAGCAGATATTCGTCTCTTCGTTTTGAGAAATGAAGTGAAGAATTATGGTAGTGCTGAATTGTTTGATAAGTTATTAGCTGATTACGTAAAGACAGCAGATCCAAGTTACAAAGCTGACTTGTCTGTAGCCATTACAAGTACACCAGATAGTGAATTGATCAATAAATTGGTTGGTAAATTTGAAGATGCTGACACAATCAAGCCACAAGATTTGCGTTCATGGTATCGTGGAACTTTGGCTAACGAAAAAGCCCAACAAGCTGCTTGGGACTGGATCAGAAACGATTGGTCATGGCTTGAAAAGACAGTTGGTGGAGATATGGAATTCTCAACATATATTACCGTTACATCAATGGTCTTCCACACGCCAGAACGTTTAGCTGAATTCAAAGCCTTCTTTGAACCAAAAGTTAATACACCTGGTTTAACACGTGAAATTCAAATGGATATCAAGATTGTTGAAACAAATGTCAACTTGATTGAAGATGAAAAAGACGCTGTTAATAAAGCTATTGCTGAAAATAAATAG